In Chlorogloeopsis sp. ULAP01, one DNA window encodes the following:
- a CDS encoding CTB family bacteriocin, which translates to METKLFVELSEHHQELICGGGQLLDLDEFDYTDFEYQNVNLSKTIASGINGSFITKELSTNFVFTSAYEDLMLEFEPTANGVVNGNGNGEE; encoded by the coding sequence ATGGAAACTAAACTTTTTGTAGAGCTATCTGAGCATCATCAAGAACTTATCTGTGGTGGTGGACAACTCTTGGATCTTGATGAGTTTGACTACACAGATTTTGAGTATCAAAACGTAAATCTTTCCAAGACAATTGCTTCAGGTATTAATGGTTCATTCATCACCAAGGAATTGTCAACTAACTTTGTCTTCACTAGTGCCTACGAAGACCTAATGTTGGAATTTGAGCCTACTGCTAATGGCGTCGTTAATGGCAATGGTAATGGTGAGGAATAG
- a CDS encoding CTB family bacteriocin, translated as MESKLFTELCDRQQELICGGGQLIAADEFDYTDFEYQNVNLAKVIASGINGSFITKELSTNFVYTSAYEDLTLEFEPAANGDNGDDNGNGNGGFPTLPTL; from the coding sequence ATGGAATCCAAATTGTTTACAGAACTATGCGATCGCCAACAGGAACTTATCTGTGGTGGTGGACAACTCATAGCTGCTGATGAGTTTGACTACACAGATTTTGAATATCAAAACGTAAATCTTGCCAAGGTTATTGCTTCAGGTATTAATGGCTCCTTCATCACTAAGGAACTGTCAACTAACTTTGTCTACACTAGTGCCTACGAAGATTTGACGCTGGAATTTGAGCCTGCTGCTAATGGCGACAACGGTGATGACAATGGTAATGGTAATGGTGGTTTTCCTACTCTGCCCACTCTTTAG
- a CDS encoding HlyD family efflux transporter periplasmic adaptor subunit, with amino-acid sequence MTNIYYPNQPSVLNPDQLQLPPVEKDEFLPRIGSWAIIGGLFLVGTFGAAISISAVLNYNVAVKVPATIRFAGELRLIQSAIAGTVDNIEVGENQIVEQGEAIARLNDSEHQIKKSQLQESIRQMWLQLGRIDAQIGSLDTQLLAQSDFLKRTLTSAQADLANNQRNFRDLQVTTKAELAEAEVALKVAKEQWRRLHQENELEATLHEAEANLKIAKTQRDRLKQILASGAISQNLFEEKEQAVKAAEAKLSQTKASVKKLFEEKEQAVEVAKARLTKAKTALNPSNAIVIVAMERIGLEWAKGQATLAALNKERENLIEGRIELQKHLGQIQKELTQVETNLEQTIIRAPIAGTLLQLKLRNPEQVVQPGEAIAYIAPINTPLLIEAQVPAQNIDNVKPGQKVKMQVSACPYTDFGTLQGTVKTVAPDALPSTITKNDAPATPTAYKVTIQPQTNFVGDAKRQCQLQAGMEGRADIISRQETVLKFLLRKTRLMVDL; translated from the coding sequence ATGACTAACATCTATTATCCAAACCAGCCTTCTGTTCTCAATCCAGATCAACTCCAACTTCCTCCAGTTGAAAAAGATGAGTTTCTTCCCCGGATTGGTTCCTGGGCAATCATTGGGGGACTGTTTTTGGTTGGCACATTTGGAGCAGCTATTTCAATATCGGCCGTTCTTAATTACAATGTAGCCGTTAAAGTTCCGGCAACCATTCGTTTTGCTGGAGAACTGCGTTTAATTCAGTCTGCGATCGCAGGAACCGTTGACAACATAGAAGTTGGAGAAAATCAGATTGTTGAACAAGGGGAAGCCATTGCTCGTCTGAACGACTCCGAGCATCAGATTAAAAAAAGCCAACTGCAAGAGAGCATTCGGCAGATGTGGTTGCAGTTAGGTCGTATAGATGCTCAAATCGGAAGTTTAGATACACAGCTTTTAGCTCAATCCGATTTCTTAAAACGAACCCTCACTTCTGCTCAAGCAGATTTGGCAAATAACCAACGCAACTTTCGAGATTTGCAAGTGACAACAAAAGCCGAACTGGCAGAAGCTGAAGTTGCTCTAAAGGTTGCTAAGGAACAGTGGAGACGATTGCACCAGGAAAACGAATTAGAGGCAACTTTGCATGAAGCCGAGGCTAACTTAAAAATTGCCAAGACTCAGCGAGACCGATTAAAGCAGATATTAGCATCGGGGGCTATTTCTCAAAATCTATTTGAAGAAAAAGAACAGGCTGTGAAGGCAGCAGAGGCGAAACTTTCACAAACTAAAGCATCTGTGAAAAAGCTTTTTGAGGAAAAAGAACAGGCTGTTGAGGTTGCAAAAGCAAGGTTGACAAAGGCAAAAACGGCACTCAACCCCAGCAATGCAATTGTGATTGTGGCGATGGAACGAATTGGTTTGGAGTGGGCTAAAGGTCAAGCAACCTTAGCAGCATTAAATAAAGAGCGAGAGAACCTGATTGAAGGACGCATTGAATTACAAAAGCATTTAGGTCAGATTCAAAAAGAACTAACACAGGTAGAAACTAACTTAGAACAAACAATTATTCGAGCGCCAATAGCTGGCACGCTGCTACAACTAAAGCTTCGCAACCCAGAGCAAGTTGTCCAACCAGGAGAAGCGATCGCCTATATTGCTCCTATCAATACCCCATTACTGATCGAAGCTCAAGTTCCAGCCCAAAATATTGACAACGTAAAACCTGGGCAAAAAGTCAAAATGCAGGTATCCGCTTGTCCTTATACTGACTTTGGTACCCTCCAAGGTACTGTCAAAACGGTTGCTCCCGATGCTCTACCCTCCACTATTACCAAAAATGATGCGCCTGCTACACCCACTGCCTACAAAGTGACTATTCAGCCCCAAACTAACTTTGTTGGAGATGCAAAGCGCCAATGCCAATTGCAAGCAGGTATGGAGGGCAGAGCCGATATTATTTCCCGTCAGGAGACAGTTTTGAAGTTCCTTCTTAGAAAAACTAGATTGATGGTGGATCTGTAA
- a CDS encoding bacteriocin: MSLSIIPFPELLMELSEEQQEIIAGGEVVIVKEYNEERTYEDSSQADSSSSPTSTEEEEEESCSCFPFNNFPTLTTPFRVNGRVAPRRRSLF; this comes from the coding sequence ATGTCTCTTTCAATAATTCCTTTTCCAGAATTATTAATGGAGTTGTCTGAAGAGCAACAGGAAATAATAGCTGGTGGCGAAGTAGTGATCGTCAAGGAATATAATGAAGAACGTACATACGAAGATTCATCACAAGCAGATTCATCTTCATCACCAACAAGTACAGAAGAAGAGGAAGAAGAAAGCTGCTCCTGCTTTCCTTTTAATAATTTTCCCACCTTAACGACACCTTTTAGAGTTAATGGTCGTGTTGCTCCTAGAAGAAGGTCGCTATTTTGA
- a CDS encoding CTB family bacteriocin: METKLFIDLSDNQQELICGGGQLVALDEFDFTDFEYQNVNLSKTIASGINGSFITKELSTNFVYTSAYEDLMLEFE; this comes from the coding sequence ATGGAAACTAAACTTTTTATAGATTTATCTGATAATCAACAAGAGCTTATCTGTGGTGGAGGACAACTTGTAGCTCTTGATGAATTTGATTTTACGGATTTTGAATACCAAAACGTGAATCTTTCCAAGACAATTGCTTCAGGTATTAATGGCTCCTTTATCACTAAGGAATTGTCAACTAACTTTGTCTACACCAGTGCTTACGAAGACCTAATGTTGGAATTTGAATAA